CGGGTCCTCCCGTGAGGCCGAAAGGAATGATCACTCTCATGGTTACGGTGGAGGTGTCCCCGAAGTGCCGAACGGTCCCGGTAAACTTCGCGGTGGTTAAGGAGCCGTCGTCGTACAATATGATTCTGGGACGGTCCACACTGAATGCCCTCCGAGCTATTTGCTCCACCTTGCATCTCAGTATGAAGTTTCCTACTTCTGCTGGGGTGGCTGAGGTGCTGGGAGATCCGGAGGTGGCGAGGGCGTGTTATATTGCCACCCTCAAGGGCAAAGAAAATTTGTAGCTCAGACAGTTTGTTTAGAGCCCTGGGAGCCCATGGAGAAAGGAGAAAGATTGGAGACAGACGAGGGTTAGCCGAGCTGCCCGTCCAGCTCGACCGACCTGAGCGCACGGTGAAGGTTGGCACCGGCCTAGGCGAGCTGGTCAGGAGTTCTTTGGAATCTCTCTTGGAGGAAAATGCTGAGATTTTTGCTTGGAGTGCTGATGACATGCCAGGAATCCCCATCGAGTTGGCAGTCCATAGGCTACATGTGTCCCCCAACGTCCGACCTGTGAAGCAGAAGAAGAGGAACTTTGCTCCTGAGCGAAAGGAGGTCGTCAAAAACGAGGTGGGTAAGTTGTTGGAGGCTAAGATCGTTAAGAAACTCTACTACCCGACCTGACTAGCCAATCCGGTGCTGGTCAAGAAGGAGGAGAAAGCTTGGAGGATATGTGTGGATTTCACTGACTTAAATAAGGCTTGCCCGAAGGACTGTTACCCACTCACACGGATTGACCAACTCGTGGACTCAACAGCTGGCTATGAGATTTTCTATTTCTTGAATGCCTTCAAGGGGTACCATCAGATAGCCTTGGACGAGGAGAATCAGGAGAAGACCTCGTTTATCACCGAGGAAGCACATATTGTTACGTCACCATGCCATTCGGACTAAAGAATGCAGGTGCGACCTATCAGAGGTTGGTAAACAAGTTGTTCAAGAATCAGATCGGTCGAAACCTGGAGGTTTATGTGGACGATATGTTAGTAAAAAGTCAAACTCAGGAGCAGTTCATCTCTGACCTGAGAGAAATTTTTGAGATTCTTCGGAGCTCACGAATGCGGCTAAACCCAAAGAAGTGTACCTTTGGGGTCAGGTCGGGAAAATTCCTAGGCTACATGATTTCTAAAGAAGGGGTGAGAGCTAACCCAGACAAGATCAAGGCTATCATGGACATGGCTCCACCCCGGAATATTAAGGAAGTGCAACGTCTGACAGGGAGGATGGCAGCCTTGAACAGATTCCTGTCCAAATCGGCAGTTCGGGGGTCGCCTTTCTTCAAGGCCCTGAAAGGAGGTCGGCAGTTCGAGTGGAGCCCGGAGTGCCAGAAGGGGTTCGATGAACTGAAGGCCCACCTCGCTCGGTTGCCAGCCCTGACCTCTCCCAAATTGGGGGAGACCTTGTTCATTTACTTAGCTGTGGGAGAGGAGGCCATTAGCGCAGTGCTTGTGCGGGAGGAAAACAAAGTGCAAAAATCCGTGTATTATGTCAGCCGTGCCCTGCAGGGGGCCGAGACAAGGTACTCGGCGGTAGAACGATATGTTTTGGCATTAGTACATGCAGCTCGGAAGCTCAGGACGTACTTCCAAACTCACCCCGTAGTGGTCATGACGGACCAGCCTCTGAAGCAGATCCTTTCCAAGCCCGAGTCCTCGAGTCGAATGGTGAAGTGGGCTGTGGAATTGTCAGAATACGACTTGGGATATCAGCCCCGAACGGCCATCAAAACCCAAGCGTTTGCGGACTTCATAGCGGATGGCGTTTCCTTTGGATCGCCCGAAGCGGAGGTCGATCAGGCCAGGGACATACAAGCCAGGAAGGATGGAGAAGTTGTTAAAGATGCGCACACCAGACAAGCAGCGAAAACCTTACAGACTCCAAAAACTACCAAGGCCACCCAGGCCCGAGAAGCAGCAGAGGTCTTTGAGGCCGGAGACGCTGCCGAGGTCACCCAGACCATTCAGGTAGCGGAGGTCGGGCCGTCCAAAGAGGCAGATGAGGCCGAGCAGGTCAAAGAAACTGCCGAGGGCGGACAGGCTGGAGAAGCAGCTAAGGCCAAACAAATCCAAAAAATTGTCGAGGTCGGACCGGCCGGAGAGGCAGCGGAGGGGGGACAGGCATTAAACGTTGTCGAGGCCGAGCATTCTGGAAAAGCAGTCAAAGCTGAACTGGCCAGAGAGACGGCCCAGGCCAGGAAGGTTACTGAGGCTGCGGGACGAGCTGATCTCACCTGGACGTTGTACGTGGACGTCAAGTAAGGAAGGATGTGGGGCCGGGCTCCTCTTAATCAGCCCTACTGGGGAGGAGCTGCCCTACGCTCTGAGGTTCGATTTTAGAGCTTCTAACAATGAATCAGAGTATGAGACTCTAATTACAGGGATGGAGATGGCCCGGAAGTTAGGGGCTAGATCAATAAAGGCCTATAGCGACTCGCAGCTGATAGTGAACCAGGTATGGGGAAGCTATGAGATCAAAGAGGGGACGCTAAGAAGGTATGTGGCCAAGACACGCGAGCTGAAGGGTCTGTTCGAGCAGTTCGCGCTTGAGCAGATTCCGCGAAGCCAGAACAAGAGAGCTGACGCCCTGTCTAAACTGGCCTCTACCTCGGTTGGCGTCTTAGGTCGTGAAATACTGGTGGAGGTCGTCAGAAGTCGGGCCTATAAACCGTTCAATGCTGTGGTCATTCAGGTGGTGAGCTCGTGGATGGATCCTATTGTCCAGTACCTGGCTCAAGGGGAGCTCCCACCGAGCAGGGTAGAGTCCCGCAAAGTCCTCCTTAAGTCGCAGAAGTACGTGCTCACGCATGGAGTCTTATACAGGAAATCTCACTTGCAACCCTGGTTGAAATGTGTAACGCCCGAGAAAGGAAGTTGTGTCTTGCGCGAGTTGCATGAAGGCATCTGCGGCAATCACGTTGGCCCTAGAGTATTGGCCAAGAAGGGAATGCTGGCTGGATACTATTGACCCACCATCTTCAG
This region of Coffea arabica cultivar ET-39 chromosome 3c, Coffea Arabica ET-39 HiFi, whole genome shotgun sequence genomic DNA includes:
- the LOC140037876 gene encoding uncharacterized protein yields the protein MSQGDGPSKSRTGSPSPPPKRVRRELTRDQVDVVEPSHKHSRTEHPEPFRRCSKEELSPRKEQLQVQDELDLLLDPEADRYIASPFIPDIEDYPLPAKFKIQSMKSYDATTDPEDHLFAFMTQIRLQTATDAVRCKTFPMFLEGKARQWFQELPPRSIRSFTQLARLFAAQFVSSRAFSKSTAHLMTIQQMPEESLREYMVRFNNESLQVRDRDDKVVIVAFINGLRKQKLYTELVERPPKSVREMLDRAHEKANAEEANRLKSAQERLRDDKRRRGADQVDVQPSQGRKNAYDRLPRSRPMGGNKSWTGLTAPRARVLAVMEQEGLSRPPRPLAGDKSRRDQGLYCAYHRDAGHDTEDCRHLKKDIEKLIKRGHLGQFILEERADQQRGRPRSERPSYTRDRTQGPRGRTPEQETQNLAGVINTIAGGPAGGDSHTARWHNRPPPTGESSAKRLKMYEEIIYGLEDAVPLASNNHEAIVIEVITCNYKVKKVYIDNGSTIDVLYYKTFKELQLEDRQLVPVQTPLIDFAGPPVRPKGMITLMVTVEVSPKCRTVPVNFAVVKEPSSYNMILGRSTLNALRAICSTLHLSMKFPTSAGVAEVLGDPEVARAYSLFRALGAHGERRKIGDRRGLAELPVQLDRPERTVKVGTGLGELVRSSLESLLEENAEIFAWSADDMPGIPIELAVHRLHVSPNVRPVKQKKRNFAPERKEVVKNEVGVPSDSLGRGESGEDLVYHRGSTYCYVTMPFGLKNAGATYQRLVNKLFKNQIGRNLEVYVDDMLVKSQTQEQFISDLREIFEILRSSRMRLNPKKCTFGVRSGKFLGYMISKEGVRANPDKIKAIMDMAPPRNIKEVQRLTGRMAALNRFLSKSAVRGSPFFKALKGGRQFEWSPECQKGFDELKAHLARLPALTSPKLGETLFIYLAVGEEAISAVLVREENKVQKSVYYVSRALQGAETRYSAVERYVLALVHAARKLRTYFQTHPVVVMTDQPLKQILSKPESSSRMVKWAVELSEYDLGYQPRTAIKTQAFADFIADGVSFGSPEAEVDQARDIQARKDGEVVKDAHTRQAAKTLQTPKTTKATQAREAAEVFEAGDAAEVTQTIQVAEVGPSKEADEAEQVKETAEGGQAGEAAKAKQIQKIVEVGPAGEAAEGGQALNVVEAEHSGKAVKAELARETAQARKVTEAAGRADLTWTLYVDVK